A single window of Poecilia reticulata strain Guanapo linkage group LG10, Guppy_female_1.0+MT, whole genome shotgun sequence DNA harbors:
- the LOC103471764 gene encoding signal-regulatory protein beta-2-like, with protein sequence MTLLWLTLLLFHEGHTLVPVVTVELGQSVTLTCDFAMKYQSSTWLYWYKQSAGDILTLIAMLQTSISPNYGPEISASKFIVTSNEHHSSLTIFRAVNEDEGMYHCAQMDRLKYIWSGTYISVKGMSKRTSNYTVVQQPTVSGPARPTGSETLQCSVLSDSEXTTCSGEPSVFWFRSRSEKSFPDMIYTDGKKSENCDKISDSQKKCFYSFSKNISSSDAGTYYCAVATCGQIIFGNGSNLETKGLSLGSKKAIIVIFFLSAALAISLIGIAVLLCSIKRNKCGHCQEAVILDQNCGQKRQQGRKDRRMYSAAVFTLMKSDNMATKKTAETQMMFAAVKAYGF encoded by the exons ATGACTCTGTTGTGGCTCACGTTGTTGCTTTTTCATGAAGGAC ATACTCTGGTTCCAGTGGTCACAGTCGAACTGGGTCAGTCTGTGACTTTGACTTGTGATTTTGCCATGAAATATCAGAGCAGCACGTGGCTTTACTGGTACAAGCAGAGTGCTGGAgatattctgactttaattgcgATGCTGCAGACAAGTATAAGCCCCAATTATGGACCAGAAATCTCTGCTTCAAAATTCATTGTAACATCAAATGAGCACCACAGCAGCCTTACAATTTTCAGAGCAGTTAATGAAGATGAGGGGATGTATCACTGCGCTCAAATGGACAGACTTAAATATATATGGAGTGGGACTTACATATCAGTAAAAG GAATGTCTAAGAGGACATCAAACTACACTGTTGTTCAGCAGCCAACGGTCTCAGGTCCCGCCCGTCCAACAGGTTCAGAGACTCTGCAGTGTTCGGTTCTCTCTGACTCTGAGAWCACAACCTGTTCAGGAGAACCCAGTGTGTTCTGGTTCAGATCCAGATCAGAAAAGTCTTTTCCTGACATGATTTACACCGAtggaaaaaagtctgaaaactgTGACAAGATATCTGACTCTCAGAAGAAATGCTTTTATAGCTTCTCTAAGAACATCAGCTCCTCTGATGCTGGGACTTACTACTGCGCTGTGGCCACATGTGGACAGATAATATTTGGAAATGGAAGTAATCTGGAAACTAAAG GATTGAGTCTGGGATCAAAGAAGGCCATTATAGTTAttttcttcctgtctgctgCCTTAGCCATAAGTCTGATTGGTATAGCCGTCCTGTTATGCTCCATCAAAAGAAACAAGTGTGGACATTGTCAAG AAGCTGTTATCCTGGACCAAAACTGTGGCCAGAAAAGGCAACAG GGAAGGAAAGACAGAAGGATGTattctgcagctgttttcacCCTGATGAAATCTGACAACATGgcaacaaagaaaacagcagaaacacagatgATGTTTGCTGCAGTAAAAGCCTACGGATTTTAA
- the LOC103471486 gene encoding uncharacterized protein LOC103471486, with amino-acid sequence MKYQSNMWLYWYKQSAGDILTLIAMLQTSISPNYGPGISASKFIVTSNEHSSSLTIFRAVNEDEGMYHCAQMDRLKSTWNGTYISVKGMPQRTSNYTVFSQLTSIVQQPTVSGPARPTGSETLQCSVLSDSENTTCSGEPSVFWFRSRSEKSFPDMIYTDGKKSENCKKRSDSQKKCFYNFSKNISSSDAGTYYCAVATCGQIIFGNEIKNGKTDENNMLLVTIAAIICLVISVIFNIFFICFRTQRSACHRFKESSSSETRSNFSQIGNDTEAGPDLNYAALHFSEGRTSRGKKKRELMTEESVYSQVKGSA; translated from the exons ATGAAATATCAGAGCAACATGTGGCTTTACTGGTACAAGCAGAGTGCTGGAgatattctgactttaattgcgATGCTGCAGACAAGTATAAGCCCCAACTATGGACCAGGAATCTCTGCTTCAAAATTCATTGTAACATCAAATGAGCACAGCAGCAGCCTTACAATTTTCAGAGCAGTTAATGAAGATGAGGGGATGTATCACTGCGCTCAAATGGACAGACTTAAATCTACCTGGAATGGGACTTACATATCAGTAAAAG GAATGCCTCAAAGGACATCAAACTACACTGTGTTTTCACAGCTAACGAGTATTGTTCAGCAGCCAACGGTCTCAGGTCCCGCCCGTCCAACAGGCTCAGAGACTCTGCAGTGTTCGGTTCTCTCTGACTCTGAGAACACAACCTGTTCAGGAGAACCCAGTGTGTTCTGGTTCAGATCCAGATCAGAAAAGTCTTTTCCTGACATGATTTACACCGatggaaaaaagtcagaaaattgtAAGAAGAGATCTGACTctcagaagaaatgtttttacaacttCTCTAAGAACATCAGCTCCTCTGATGCTGGGACTTACTACTGCGCTGTGGCCACTTGTGGACAGATAATATTtggaaatgaaattaaaaacg gtaaaacagatgaaaacaacaTGCTGCTGGTCACAATAGCTGCAATAATCTGTTTGgtcatttctgtaatttttaacatttttttcatttgctttcgAACACAAAGATCAGCATGTCATCGATTTAAAG AAAGCTCTTCTTCAGAGACAAGAAGCAACTTTAGTCAAATAGGAAATGAT ACTGAAGCTGGACCTGACCTGAACTACGCTGCGTTACATTTCTCTGAAGGGAGAACATcaagaggaaagaagaagagagagttGATGACTGAAGAAAGTGTGTATTCACAGGTTAAAGGATCAGCTTGA
- the LOC108166621 gene encoding uncharacterized protein LOC108166621, whose product MILLWVPLILLHQGYALVPVIRVQLGQPVTVTCVLSEALQSVSWLYWYKQSAGDTLKLVSMLRKNTNPTYGPGFSASRFNTTYDDKISNLTILKASTEDEGMYHCAYLNWLQTMWSGAYLSLKGNERRTSNYKVVQQPAVSHSANPADSVSLQCSFLSDSDQKPCSEEPSMFWIRAGSDKPYPDLIYTEGKSSRTCEKRAGIQKRCIYNFSMKASSSDVGTYYCAVATCGEILFGNGANLNIQAPAKLQKPQNSQQRFGDRRVYTAAVFTVMKTDHNAEKSPEKEKFAAVKAFGL is encoded by the exons ATGATTCTGTTATGGGTCCCACTAATTCTGCTTCATCAAGGCT ATGCCTTGGTTCCAGTGATAAGAGTTCAACTGGGTCAACCTGTGACGGTGACATGTGTTTTAAGCGAGGCGCTTCAGAGCGTCAGTTGGCTTTACTGGTACAAGCAGAGTGCAGGAGATACTCTGAAATTAGTTTCAATGCTGcgtaaaaacacaaaccccACGTATGGACCAGGATTTTCTGCCTCGAGGTTCAACACAACGTATGACGACAAAATTAGCAACTTGACAATCTTGAAGGCCTCAACAGAAGATGAAGGAATGTATCACTGTGCTTACCTTAACTGGCTCCAAACTATGTGGAGTGGAGCTTATTTGTCATTAAAAGGtaatga AAGGAGAACATCAAACTACAAAGTTGTTCAGCAGCCTGCAGTTTCACATTCTGCTAATCCAGCAGACTCAGTGTCTCTGCAGTGCTCCTTCCTCTCCGACTCCGACCAAAAGCCATGTTCAGAGGAACCCAGTATGTTCTGGATTAGAGCTGGATCTGACAAACCTTACCCGGATCTCATCTACACTgaaggaaaaagttcaagaactTGTGAAAAGAGAGCCGGCATTCAGAAGAGATGCATTTATAACTTCTCAATGAAAGCCAGCTCCTCTGATGTTGGGACTTACTACTGTGCTGTCGCCACATGTGGAGAAATATTATTTGGAAATGGAGCCAACCTGAATATTCAAG CTCCTGCTAAGCTGCAAAAACCTCAGAACAGCCAACAG AGATTTGGAGACAGACGGGTGTACACCGCTGCAGTCTTCACCGTGATGAAAACGGATCATAATGCTGAAAAAtcaccagaaaaagaaaagtttgctGCTGTAAAAGCTTTTGGTCTTTAA